A stretch of the Snodgrassella alvi genome encodes the following:
- a CDS encoding glycosyltransferase, giving the protein MLKSANQQLYPINYFENNTVDNLKRDGSVAIIMRTKNRPLLLTRALESVIQQSYSNWHLYLINDGGDAKEVNELVEINLPYLKDKITVIHNSTSLGMEAASNCGFDIATEEFMVVHDDDDSWHYNFLQETVNHLNSNQNAVAVVTKCLVIYEEINVDTVKQLRTEDWSHWQQTIDIGYLLRQNITPPICLLIRMNAAKQIGKFNDQLPVLGDWDYNLRLFRIGEIHSINEQLAFYHLRASSNNIYGNSVCAGANLHHKYQIEYRNSIVRKALSDNSANYGILHLLLNEMDKKNTELTNKINELNHKINDIQGNVWYLRRKSFPLKTIAAKIRDTIRKWKKK; this is encoded by the coding sequence ATGTTAAAATCAGCAAATCAACAATTATATCCAATAAACTATTTTGAAAACAATACTGTTGACAATCTGAAAAGGGATGGTTCAGTTGCTATTATAATGAGGACCAAAAATAGGCCCTTATTGTTAACTAGGGCTCTTGAAAGTGTAATTCAACAATCGTATTCTAACTGGCATTTATATTTAATCAATGATGGTGGTGATGCTAAAGAAGTAAATGAGTTGGTTGAGATTAATTTACCTTATTTAAAAGACAAAATAACAGTAATTCATAATTCTACTTCTTTAGGAATGGAAGCTGCATCAAATTGCGGTTTTGATATTGCCACTGAAGAATTCATGGTCGTACATGATGATGATGATTCTTGGCATTATAATTTTTTACAAGAAACAGTAAATCATTTAAATTCCAACCAAAATGCAGTCGCTGTTGTAACAAAATGTTTAGTTATATATGAAGAAATAAATGTAGACACCGTTAAACAGTTACGTACAGAAGATTGGTCTCATTGGCAACAAACTATAGATATAGGGTACTTGTTAAGACAAAATATTACACCACCAATTTGTCTGTTAATTCGCATGAATGCGGCAAAGCAAATCGGAAAATTCAATGATCAGCTTCCAGTGCTAGGGGACTGGGATTACAATCTAAGATTATTTAGAATAGGTGAAATACATTCTATAAATGAACAATTGGCTTTTTATCATTTAAGGGCTTCTTCTAATAATATATATGGTAATTCAGTCTGCGCGGGGGCAAACCTGCATCATAAATATCAGATAGAATATAGAAACTCAATTGTTAGAAAGGCTTTATCTGATAATTCAGCAAATTATGGTATTTTACATTTACTTTTAAACGAAATGGATAAAAAAAATACTGAATTAACAAATAAAATTAATGAATTAAATCATAAAATAAATGATATTCAAGGCAATGTGTGGTATTTAAGAAGAAAATCATTTCCTCTGAAAACAATTGCAGCAAAAATTAGGGATACAATAAGAAAATGGAAGAAAAAATAA
- a CDS encoding polysaccharide pyruvyl transferase family protein, with translation MEEKIKKINIINLLTLFLDKKFYYWSNPGNSGDALIAHSTYLLFDSLNLNYEIINDTSLLKNQTILFAGGGNLVEGKYDEMYKEILKSVKNNSCIVLPHTVLGYPNLLNETFGNLKILCRENYSFNNCISSQANMDNVYLSDDMAFYFPKYYFSNFEQKGIGTAYCFRTDGESANLFDLPRNNMDISLSWNGSLWSNKHLAKHVSLSLAGYLSNFETIETDRLHIGILGSILKKKVKLFANNYFKNKAVYENSLLEQYPHTCFIDINHLH, from the coding sequence ATGGAAGAAAAAATAAAAAAAATTAATATAATTAATTTATTGACGTTGTTTTTAGATAAAAAATTTTATTATTGGAGTAATCCTGGCAATTCTGGTGATGCATTGATAGCTCATTCTACTTATTTATTATTTGATTCTTTAAATCTTAATTATGAAATAATAAATGATACATCACTACTCAAAAATCAAACCATATTATTTGCTGGTGGTGGTAATTTAGTTGAAGGAAAATACGATGAAATGTATAAAGAGATTTTAAAATCTGTCAAGAATAATTCCTGTATTGTTCTTCCACATACAGTTTTAGGGTATCCTAATTTATTGAATGAAACTTTTGGAAATTTAAAGATTCTTTGTAGAGAAAATTATTCCTTTAATAACTGTATTTCTAGCCAAGCTAATATGGATAATGTATATTTATCTGATGATATGGCTTTTTATTTCCCGAAATACTATTTTTCAAATTTTGAACAAAAAGGAATAGGCACCGCATACTGCTTTAGAACTGATGGAGAATCAGCAAATCTATTCGATTTACCAAGAAACAATATGGATATTTCTTTATCTTGGAATGGAAGTCTATGGTCTAATAAACATCTAGCTAAACATGTTTCGTTAAGTTTAGCTGGCTATTTGTCGAATTTTGAGACCATTGAAACAGATCGTCTTCATATTGGAATACTAGGTTCTATATTAAAGAAAAAAGTAAAATTATTTGCAAATAATTATTTTAAAAATAAAGCTGTTTATGAAAATTCGTTATTAGAACAGTATCCTCATACTTGTTTTATAGATATTAATCATCTCCATTAA
- the rfbB gene encoding dTDP-glucose 4,6-dehydratase: protein MNILVTGGAGFIGSALIRFLIEHTNHQVLNLDKLTYAGNLESLSSIARNPRYHFYQADIIDSYALAKIFDNFQPDAVMNLAAETHVDRSINGASNFIQTNIIGTFHLLESSRIYWQKLSKEKRLSFRFHHISTDEVFGDLKDSSLFFTEMTPYAPSSPYSASKASSDHLVRAWYRTYGLPIILTNCSNNYGPYHFPEKLIPLSILNALSGKLLPIYGNGEQIRDWLYVDDHVRALYTVLTKGKTGESYNIGGHNEQKNIDVVNQICDLLEKLAPKKPIGINKYRDLITYVKDRPGHDIRYAIDASKIKNELGWVPKESFTSGLTKTVKWYIENPVWVKNIQTGEYKNWIKKQYNNI from the coding sequence ATGAATATATTAGTTACAGGCGGAGCTGGTTTTATAGGTTCCGCCTTAATCAGATTTTTGATCGAACATACAAATCATCAGGTTTTGAACTTAGATAAATTAACCTATGCTGGAAATTTAGAATCTTTATCGTCAATAGCACGAAATCCAAGATATCATTTTTATCAAGCAGATATTATTGACTCCTATGCCCTAGCCAAAATTTTTGATAATTTTCAACCTGATGCAGTAATGAATCTGGCGGCAGAAACACATGTCGATAGATCAATTAATGGGGCTTCAAATTTTATTCAGACCAATATAATAGGAACATTCCATTTACTAGAATCTTCTCGTATATATTGGCAAAAATTAAGTAAAGAAAAACGGCTATCTTTTCGTTTTCATCATATATCTACTGACGAAGTATTCGGAGACCTCAAAGATAGTAGTCTTTTTTTTACAGAAATGACACCTTATGCACCTAGCTCACCATATTCTGCCAGTAAAGCCAGTTCAGACCACCTTGTTCGAGCATGGTACCGCACGTATGGTCTGCCCATTATACTTACAAATTGCTCTAATAATTATGGTCCTTATCATTTTCCAGAAAAACTTATACCGCTTAGTATCTTGAATGCTTTATCCGGCAAATTATTACCAATATACGGTAATGGTGAGCAGATAAGAGATTGGTTGTATGTTGATGATCATGTAAGAGCACTTTATACCGTTTTGACAAAAGGTAAAACCGGTGAGAGCTACAATATTGGTGGGCACAACGAACAAAAAAACATCGATGTTGTTAACCAAATATGTGATCTACTTGAAAAATTAGCTCCAAAAAAACCCATTGGAATTAATAAGTATAGAGATCTCATTACATATGTTAAAGATAGGCCTGGACATGACATTCGTTATGCAATAGATGCTAGTAAGATTAAGAATGAACTAGGCTGGGTACCAAAAGAAAGTTTTACCTCAGGTTTAACCAAAACTGTTAAATGGTATATTGAAAATCCAGTATGGGTAAAAAACATACAAACTGGAGAATATAAAAATTGGATAAAAAAACAATATAATAATATTTGA
- the rfbA gene encoding glucose-1-phosphate thymidylyltransferase RfbA — protein MKRKGIILAGGSGTRLYPITLGTSKQLLPIYDKPMIYYPLSILMMAGINEILIISTPEDLPNFQKLFHDGSSIGIKIEYKIQPSPDGLAQAFILGEEFIGEENVALVLGDNIFYGQSFGQQLQIACNQTLGATIFGYYVNDPERFGVVEFGANGKVLSIEEKPSHPKSNYAVTGLYFYDNQVVEMAKTIRPSARSELEITDINNLYLSQQQLNVQLLGRGFTWLDTGTHDSLIDASQFVQTIEKRQGLKIACLEEISFHNKWITIEQLYERGKFLNKTSYGQYLLKLYNEYHK, from the coding sequence ATGAAACGGAAAGGTATTATTCTTGCTGGAGGATCTGGTACGCGGCTGTATCCTATTACATTAGGAACTTCAAAACAGCTATTACCGATTTACGATAAACCTATGATTTACTATCCGTTATCTATTTTGATGATGGCTGGAATTAATGAAATACTTATTATTTCTACTCCAGAGGATTTACCAAATTTTCAGAAACTATTTCATGATGGTAGCTCTATTGGGATTAAAATTGAATATAAAATACAACCATCTCCAGATGGTTTAGCCCAAGCATTTATTTTAGGAGAAGAATTCATCGGAGAAGAAAACGTAGCTTTAGTTTTAGGAGATAATATATTTTACGGCCAAAGCTTTGGACAACAATTACAAATTGCTTGTAATCAGACTTTAGGCGCTACTATATTTGGTTATTATGTTAACGATCCTGAGAGATTTGGTGTTGTAGAGTTTGGGGCAAATGGCAAAGTACTTTCAATCGAAGAAAAGCCTTCCCATCCTAAATCCAATTATGCTGTTACCGGATTATATTTTTACGATAATCAGGTTGTTGAAATGGCTAAAACTATACGTCCTTCAGCAAGATCCGAATTAGAGATTACAGATATAAATAATCTTTATTTAAGTCAACAACAATTAAATGTTCAATTGTTAGGAAGAGGTTTTACATGGTTAGATACAGGTACACATGATTCTTTGATAGATGCCAGCCAATTTGTACAGACTATTGAAAAACGGCAGGGTTTAAAAATTGCATGTTTAGAAGAAATTTCATTCCATAACAAATGGATAACAATTGAACAACTATATGAGCGTGGGAAATTTTTAAATAAAACCAGCTATGGACAATACTTATTAAAATTATACAACGAATATCATAAATAA
- the rfbC gene encoding dTDP-4-dehydrorhamnose 3,5-epimerase, with translation MNIIDTPIKDLLIIEPHVFEDERGWFMESFNQQLFEETLNKRHLHSPEFVQDNHSLSHKGIIRGLHYQISPHEQGKLVRVVQGRAWDVAVDIRPDSITFGQWYGVELSAVNHRQFWIPAGFAHGFLALEDDTQFLYKTTDFYFKECERTLRWNDPELSISWPISSDMVVSYSHKDAQAHDFAHLKNCYS, from the coding sequence ATGAATATAATTGACACTCCTATCAAAGATTTATTAATAATTGAGCCTCATGTTTTCGAGGACGAACGAGGCTGGTTTATGGAAAGCTTTAATCAACAACTTTTTGAAGAAACTTTAAATAAACGTCATCTACATAGTCCTGAATTTGTTCAAGACAATCATTCTTTGTCCCATAAAGGTATTATTAGGGGTCTACATTATCAAATTTCACCACACGAACAAGGAAAATTGGTTCGAGTAGTCCAAGGCAGGGCTTGGGATGTAGCTGTTGACATTCGACCTGATTCTATAACATTTGGGCAGTGGTATGGAGTAGAACTATCGGCTGTCAACCATCGACAGTTTTGGATTCCTGCAGGTTTTGCACATGGATTTTTAGCTCTTGAGGATGATACTCAGTTTCTTTATAAAACAACTGATTTTTATTTTAAAGAATGTGAGCGTACTCTTCGCTGGAATGATCCTGAACTATCCATTTCATGGCCTATCAGTTCTGATATGGTAGTCAGTTATTCACATAAAGATGCTCAGGCTCATGATTTTGCCCATCTTAAAAATTGTTATAGCTAA
- the rmuC gene encoding DNA recombination protein RmuC — MNELIRVQTEVNYLKQNKQINDEELIQCRQELQVVYKRLSAAEAVNVQLTTAQEAFQSECEQLRSAAINLAAAEQQLQDWQLRSEDWHIREEKYINAAEKLKHIQIENSRLNTQLKLEREAFEEKLALLNEARNSLSNQFKSLANDILEEKSKRFSEQNQASLSQLLNPLHERMQGFSQLVQHTYEKEAKERTTLENELKHLQQLNAQLHCDAKALTDALAGTQNKNQGNWGEMILEKVLENSGLQKGREYVLQASNTIIDEFGRQRRLQPDVLVNLPENKQIVIDAKTSLTAYVRYTQATDAASAEKALAAHIQSVRHHIKELSSKCYDEIDGLNTLDFVFMFIPVEPAYLLALQQDNQLFDDCFQKRIMLVGPSTLLATLRTIAHIWRSEQQNQNALTIAKEGGKLYDKFVGFVNTLEGVGKNLDQAQGQFQKAMGQLVNGRGNLVNRAQKLRQLGIQSSKNLPEYYQKGEEDEDELLLATSDSPSE, encoded by the coding sequence TTGAATGAGTTGATTCGTGTACAGACAGAAGTTAATTATCTTAAGCAAAATAAACAGATCAATGATGAAGAACTGATTCAGTGTCGTCAAGAATTACAAGTTGTATACAAACGCTTGAGTGCTGCAGAAGCAGTAAATGTCCAGTTAACTACTGCACAGGAAGCATTTCAATCAGAATGTGAACAACTGCGGTCTGCCGCCATCAATCTGGCTGCAGCAGAACAGCAGTTACAGGACTGGCAACTGCGTTCTGAGGACTGGCATATTCGTGAAGAAAAGTATATAAATGCTGCGGAAAAATTAAAGCATATACAAATTGAAAACAGTCGTCTTAACACGCAACTTAAGCTTGAACGCGAAGCCTTTGAGGAGAAGCTGGCTTTGTTAAACGAAGCGCGTAATAGTCTCAGCAATCAATTCAAGTCATTAGCTAATGATATTCTGGAAGAAAAAAGTAAACGTTTTAGTGAGCAGAATCAGGCTAGTCTTAGTCAGTTGCTGAATCCTTTACATGAGCGTATGCAGGGATTTAGTCAACTGGTTCAGCATACTTATGAAAAAGAGGCAAAAGAACGTACAACGCTGGAAAATGAACTAAAACATCTGCAGCAGCTCAATGCTCAATTGCATTGTGATGCTAAAGCGCTTACCGATGCTTTAGCCGGTACTCAGAATAAAAATCAGGGTAACTGGGGCGAGATGATTCTGGAAAAGGTATTGGAAAATTCTGGTCTTCAAAAAGGACGTGAGTACGTTCTACAGGCGTCTAATACGATTATTGATGAGTTTGGTCGTCAGCGTCGTTTGCAGCCGGATGTGTTGGTAAATTTACCTGAGAATAAACAGATTGTTATTGATGCTAAAACTTCACTGACAGCTTATGTCCGTTATACTCAGGCAACAGATGCAGCCAGTGCGGAGAAAGCGCTAGCTGCACATATTCAGTCTGTGCGCCATCATATTAAGGAACTCTCGTCTAAATGTTATGATGAAATTGATGGGCTTAATACACTCGATTTTGTGTTTATGTTTATTCCTGTTGAGCCGGCATATCTACTCGCGCTACAACAGGATAATCAATTGTTCGATGACTGTTTCCAAAAGCGGATTATGCTGGTTGGGCCCAGCACTTTACTGGCAACATTACGTACTATTGCTCATATCTGGCGTAGTGAACAGCAAAATCAGAATGCGCTGACTATTGCAAAAGAAGGCGGTAAGTTGTATGACAAATTTGTTGGCTTTGTGAACACTCTCGAAGGTGTTGGAAAAAATCTAGATCAGGCTCAAGGACAATTTCAGAAAGCCATGGGGCAATTGGTTAACGGGCGTGGTAACCTAGTGAACAGAGCGCAAAAGCTGCGTCAGCTAGGGATACAAAGCAGTAAAAATTTGCCTGAATATTATCAAAAAGGAGAGGAAGATGAAGATGAGCTACTTCTTGCTACTTCAGACTCTCCCTCTGAATGA
- a CDS encoding AmpG family muropeptide MFS transporter, with protein sequence MTQNAHQSPPSIWQRIFSQHMLICVFTGFSSGLPLYFLINLVPAWLRNEGVDLKTIGLFSIIGLPFTWKFLWSPLMDAVQFPWLGRRRGWMFVTQSALLLSILGYMLLSPQQNMNLIKILSLFVAFFAASQDIVLDAFRREILPDSELGLGNAIHVNAYRIAALVPGSVSLILADIYPWPTVFAITALFMLPGIFMTLFLAHEPTLPITVPKTFKETVVEPFKEFFARKGVKSALLVLFFIFLYKLGDSMATALATPFYMDMGFSKMDIGLIAKNAGLWPTIIAGILGGIWMIKLGINRALWLFGLVQVFSILGFAWLASQGPFIHIGSKELFTLALVIGFEAIGVGLGTAAFVAYMAKETNPAYTATQLALFTSLAAVPRTLINATTGYLINWLGYVSFFWLCFFLAIPGMLLLLKVAPWNKKVTGI encoded by the coding sequence ATGACTCAGAACGCTCATCAATCGCCTCCATCTATCTGGCAGCGAATTTTTAGTCAGCATATGCTGATTTGTGTGTTTACAGGTTTCAGTTCAGGTTTGCCACTGTACTTTCTGATAAATCTTGTTCCTGCCTGGCTGCGTAATGAAGGTGTGGATTTAAAGACTATAGGATTGTTTTCTATTATTGGTCTGCCATTTACATGGAAATTTTTATGGTCCCCTCTAATGGATGCCGTGCAATTTCCATGGTTAGGAAGGCGGCGTGGATGGATGTTTGTCACACAGTCAGCTTTATTGTTGTCTATTCTCGGTTATATGCTGCTCAGTCCCCAGCAAAATATGAATCTCATTAAAATTTTATCTCTGTTTGTGGCTTTTTTTGCGGCCAGTCAGGATATTGTATTGGATGCATTCCGGCGAGAAATATTGCCTGATAGTGAACTAGGACTGGGCAATGCAATCCATGTAAATGCTTATCGTATTGCGGCTCTTGTACCCGGCTCTGTGTCTCTTATTCTGGCAGATATCTATCCTTGGCCGACAGTATTTGCTATTACTGCGTTATTTATGTTGCCGGGTATATTTATGACTTTATTTTTAGCTCACGAACCCACTTTACCGATAACTGTACCCAAAACTTTTAAAGAAACTGTAGTTGAGCCTTTTAAAGAATTTTTTGCACGAAAAGGTGTTAAAAGTGCTTTACTGGTACTGTTTTTTATCTTTTTGTACAAGCTTGGTGACAGTATGGCTACCGCTCTGGCCACACCATTTTATATGGATATGGGCTTTAGTAAGATGGATATTGGTCTGATAGCCAAAAATGCTGGCTTATGGCCAACAATTATCGCCGGAATTCTTGGCGGTATATGGATGATTAAGCTGGGTATAAATCGGGCGCTATGGTTATTCGGTCTAGTTCAGGTTTTTTCTATCCTAGGATTTGCCTGGCTGGCCAGTCAGGGGCCTTTTATCCATATTGGTTCTAAAGAGCTTTTTACTTTGGCTTTAGTTATAGGATTTGAAGCTATTGGTGTTGGTTTGGGTACAGCAGCATTTGTGGCCTACATGGCCAAAGAAACTAATCCTGCTTATACTGCTACTCAACTAGCACTGTTTACTAGTCTGGCTGCTGTGCCTAGAACATTGATTAATGCTACTACTGGATATTTGATTAACTGGCTAGGTTATGTGAGCTTTTTCTGGTTATGCTTTTTTCTGGCTATTCCGGGAATGTTGCTGTTGTTGAAGGTCGCACCATGGAATAAAAAAGTAACAGGCATTTAA
- a CDS encoding MBL fold metallo-hydrolase, producing the protein MALNVQILPVTPFQQNAALLWDDVSKEAVLTDVGGEAERLLEAVETHQLNLKAIWLTHGHLDHASGVEELTTLQPVPVLGPHQADNYWLQALPDVTASYGFPISQPFIPTRWLKEGEALKVGEHTFIVFHIPGHTPGHVVFYSQANKLLIAGDVLFRESIGRTDFPGGNHSDLIRGIQEKLLSLPDDTRVLPGHGPMTTIGHEKQHNPFLH; encoded by the coding sequence ATGGCTTTAAACGTGCAGATCTTACCCGTAACACCATTTCAACAGAATGCTGCATTATTATGGGATGATGTCAGCAAAGAAGCCGTATTAACCGATGTAGGTGGTGAAGCTGAACGCTTACTGGAGGCAGTAGAAACACATCAGCTGAACTTAAAAGCTATTTGGTTAACACATGGGCACCTTGACCATGCAAGCGGCGTAGAAGAATTAACTACCTTGCAGCCGGTACCCGTTTTGGGGCCGCATCAAGCTGACAACTACTGGTTGCAGGCGTTGCCAGATGTGACTGCCAGTTATGGTTTTCCCATTAGTCAGCCATTTATACCAACACGCTGGTTAAAGGAAGGAGAAGCATTAAAAGTAGGTGAGCATACATTTATCGTTTTTCACATACCAGGCCACACTCCAGGCCATGTTGTATTTTACAGTCAGGCTAATAAATTGCTGATAGCAGGTGATGTGTTATTTCGAGAATCTATCGGCCGTACAGATTTCCCTGGTGGTAATCATTCTGATCTAATCCGCGGTATTCAGGAAAAGCTATTATCTTTGCCTGATGATACCCGCGTATTACCAGGCCATGGCCCCATGACTACCATAGGTCACGAAAAGCAGCATAATCCATTTTTGCATTAA
- a CDS encoding sulfite exporter TauE/SafE family protein, producing MELLTYLLIGAIAGFAAGLFGVGGGLIVVPILYIVFMHAGYGEAVTMHLALGTSLATIMVTSISSMLAHNKNHAVIWPVVGRLTPGLVLGSFGGAAIADALSGEKLQLVIGIFTLMVGINMFRTACSQQNLQQTQLVNSRWHWLAGVIIGIASALFGIGGGSLTVPYLNRSGLAMQQAVGTSAACGLPIALAGAIGFMFFGAHEQIHIEHTIGYVHIYAFIGISFMSFITARQGAKVAHYLSPRKLKKCFACLLLFMSLYFLSKAVLL from the coding sequence ATGGAACTGCTTACTTATTTATTAATAGGTGCTATAGCAGGCTTCGCTGCTGGACTGTTTGGCGTTGGTGGTGGTTTGATTGTTGTACCTATTCTGTATATCGTCTTTATGCATGCAGGTTATGGTGAAGCGGTCACGATGCATCTGGCGCTGGGTACTTCTCTAGCAACCATCATGGTTACTTCTATTAGTTCCATGCTGGCGCATAACAAAAATCATGCAGTAATCTGGCCAGTTGTTGGGCGTTTAACACCTGGTCTTGTATTGGGTTCGTTTGGCGGTGCAGCCATCGCAGATGCATTATCAGGAGAAAAACTTCAACTGGTTATTGGTATTTTTACCCTTATGGTTGGTATCAATATGTTTCGCACCGCCTGCAGTCAACAAAATTTACAGCAAACTCAGTTGGTTAATTCTCGCTGGCACTGGTTGGCAGGTGTAATCATCGGTATTGCGTCAGCTTTGTTTGGTATTGGCGGAGGCAGTCTAACTGTACCTTATCTAAATCGAAGCGGACTAGCTATGCAGCAAGCTGTAGGTACTTCTGCCGCATGTGGTCTGCCAATTGCGCTTGCTGGTGCCATAGGCTTTATGTTTTTTGGTGCCCATGAACAAATTCATATTGAACATACCATAGGATATGTTCATATTTATGCGTTTATTGGCATCAGTTTCATGAGTTTTATCACAGCCAGACAGGGTGCTAAAGTGGCGCATTATCTTTCACCTAGAAAGCTGAAAAAATGTTTTGCTTGTCTGCTGCTCTTCATGAGCCTGTATTTTTTAAGCAAAGCTGTATTGTTATAA
- the purH gene encoding bifunctional phosphoribosylaminoimidazolecarboxamide formyltransferase/IMP cyclohydrolase, whose translation MVGIKRALISVSDKTGVVDFARQLAQLGVELLSTGGTASLLAKENIAVTEVADHTGFPEMLDGRVKTLHPKIHGGILARRDNAKHMNQLAAQAIGTIDLVCVNLYPFAATVTKQDCTLEDAIENIDIGGPAMVRSAAKNWRDVAIVTDSNDYTAIIDEIRKQSGLSEQTRFNLARKAFAHTAQYDGMIANYLTRIDDKNLSGIPDLQTFSQQYNQSWLKIQDLRYGENPHQQAAFYRDLQPAEGSLAKYQQLQGKELSYNNIADADAAWETVKSFTQPACVIVKHANPCGVAIASDTLTAYQLALATDTTSAFGGIIAFNREVDAATVEAVTGQFLEVLLAPAFTDEAKVIIAAKKNVRVLEIPLSAGANQFELKRVGGGLLVQTPDRHYIDAGDLKVVTARVPSEQEIKDLLFVWNVAKYVKSNAIVFGKNGQTYGIGAGQMSRVDSTRIAARKAQDAGFELNGACAASDAFFPFRDGVDVIAAQGIKAIIQPGGSVRDEEVIAAANEHGIAMVVTGARHFRH comes from the coding sequence ATGGTGGGAATCAAACGGGCACTGATCAGCGTGTCTGATAAAACTGGCGTGGTTGATTTTGCGCGTCAGTTAGCACAACTGGGCGTTGAATTACTGTCAACCGGAGGAACTGCCAGTCTATTGGCCAAAGAAAATATAGCTGTGACTGAAGTAGCAGACCATACTGGATTTCCGGAAATGCTGGATGGGCGAGTAAAGACACTACACCCTAAAATCCATGGTGGTATTCTGGCACGGCGTGATAATGCTAAACACATGAATCAGCTTGCAGCACAAGCTATCGGAACCATAGATCTTGTATGTGTAAACCTGTACCCTTTTGCTGCAACTGTTACGAAACAGGATTGTACATTGGAAGACGCTATCGAAAATATCGATATCGGTGGTCCCGCAATGGTTCGCTCTGCCGCCAAAAACTGGCGTGATGTGGCTATTGTAACTGATAGTAATGATTATACTGCCATAATCGATGAAATCAGAAAGCAAAGTGGCCTGTCTGAGCAAACCCGATTTAATCTAGCACGCAAAGCTTTTGCTCATACAGCTCAATATGATGGCATGATTGCCAATTATCTGACACGCATTGACGATAAAAATTTATCTGGAATACCAGATTTACAAACCTTTTCCCAGCAATATAACCAAAGCTGGCTGAAAATTCAGGATTTACGCTATGGCGAAAATCCACATCAGCAGGCTGCCTTTTACCGAGATTTGCAGCCTGCTGAAGGCAGTCTCGCTAAATATCAGCAACTGCAGGGAAAAGAATTATCTTACAACAATATTGCGGACGCCGATGCAGCATGGGAAACAGTCAAGTCTTTTACTCAGCCGGCCTGTGTTATTGTCAAACATGCTAATCCTTGTGGCGTTGCCATAGCCAGTGACACTTTAACCGCTTACCAATTAGCGCTGGCGACCGATACAACCAGTGCATTTGGAGGAATTATTGCCTTCAATCGTGAAGTAGATGCGGCCACTGTAGAAGCCGTAACCGGTCAGTTCCTCGAAGTTTTATTGGCTCCTGCTTTCACAGACGAAGCCAAGGTCATCATAGCGGCCAAAAAGAATGTCCGAGTACTGGAAATTCCTTTGTCTGCCGGAGCAAATCAGTTTGAATTAAAACGTGTGGGTGGTGGTCTGCTGGTGCAGACACCAGACAGACACTATATCGATGCAGGTGATTTAAAGGTCGTAACAGCAAGAGTACCCAGCGAACAGGAAATTAAAGACTTACTATTTGTATGGAATGTAGCTAAATATGTGAAATCTAATGCTATTGTATTTGGTAAAAACGGGCAGACGTATGGTATCGGAGCAGGACAAATGAGCCGTGTCGATTCCACGCGAATTGCTGCGCGAAAAGCACAGGATGCTGGCTTCGAATTAAACGGTGCCTGTGCCGCTTCAGATGCTTTTTTTCCATTTAGAGACGGTGTGGATGTGATTGCTGCACAAGGTATCAAAGCCATTATCCAGCCCGGCGGTTCTGTTCGCGATGAAGAAGTAATAGCTGCTGCCAATGAACATGGAATTGCTATGGTGGTCACAGGTGCGCGCCACTTCCGCCATTAA
- a CDS encoding helix-turn-helix domain-containing protein, translating into MSEAPKVSIAQCIEVNVRQYFADLDGETPCAVYDMVLQQMELPLLRCVMDVCEHNQTRAAQILGLNRNTLRKKLMQYHLLD; encoded by the coding sequence ATGAGTGAAGCACCCAAAGTAAGTATCGCTCAATGTATAGAGGTCAATGTAAGGCAATATTTTGCAGATCTGGATGGAGAAACACCTTGTGCTGTTTATGATATGGTGTTGCAGCAGATGGAATTACCATTGTTGCGTTGTGTGATGGATGTTTGTGAACACAATCAGACTCGCGCTGCACAAATTCTGGGTCTCAATCGCAATACTCTGCGAAAAAAATTAATGCAGTATCATTTGCTGGACTAA